From Rutidosis leptorrhynchoides isolate AG116_Rl617_1_P2 chromosome 3, CSIRO_AGI_Rlap_v1, whole genome shotgun sequence, a single genomic window includes:
- the LOC139901109 gene encoding uncharacterized protein gives MWADLSDILMYDGVMWAIFGDFNEVRFIDERKNTDFCERRAKAFNDFIKVNSLLDLPLGGRIYTRISDNGKKFCKLDRFLISESFLQQWPNINVMVIDKKHSDHCPIILKDGNLDFGLKPVKVFDEWLKPKDAAEVIKAAWKSNVNSNRPYCIFRDKLKIVKQNLRKWFSTSHGKLKVEIDELTKVVNDWERTAETSDLNDVQYNTWMKDRESLLQKEKIQVEMLKQKARLKWALEGDENSKFFHSYIRRRNHKNNIHGDNAARVWTTNPTNIKSEAFNFFQGLFKENRTETWGLNNWDGSKLDNHMSEALEERFSESEILDAIKGCGKNKAPGPDGFNILFYIKFWDIIKEI, from the coding sequence ATGTGGGCTGACCTCTCTGACATCTTGATGTATGACGGTGTAATGTGGGCAATTTTTGGGGATTTTAACGAGGTGAGGTTTATCGATGAAAGGAAAAACACGGATTTTTGTGAAAGAAGAGCTAAAGCTTTCAATGATTTCATCAAAGTCAACTCATTGCTTGATCTACCGTTAGGAGGGAGAATTTATACTCGGATCAGCGATAACGGGAAAAAATTCTGTAAGCTCGATAGATTCTTAATATCGGAAAGTTTTCTTCAGCAATGGCCTAACATCAATGTAATGGTAATAGACAAAAAACATTCCGATCACTGCCCTATTATACTCAAAGATGGCAACTTAGATTTTGGCCTGAAACCTGTTAAAGTCTTCGATGAGTGGTTGAAACCTAAGGATGCTGCTGAAGTGATAAAAGCAGCCTGGAAATCCAATGTCAACAGTAACAGGCCGTATTGTATTTTTCGTGATAAGCTCAAGATCGTTAAGCAAAATCTCAGAAAGTGGTTTTCCACTTCTCATGGCAAACTAAAAGTAGAAATAGATGAATTGACTAAGGTTGTAAATGATTGGGAACGAACAGCTGAGACATCAGACCTTAACGACGTGCAATATAATACTTGGATGAAAGATCGAGAATCTCTTTTACAAAAAGAAAAAATCCAAGTGGAAATGCTCAAACAAAAAGCGAGACTTAAATGGGCGTTAGAAGGGGACGAAAACAGCAAGTTCTTTCATTCTTATATCCGTCGCAGGAATCACAAGAACAATATCCATGGTGATAATGCTGCAAGGGTATGGACTACTAACCCTACTAACATTAAATCTGAAGCTTTTAACTTTTTTCAGGGACTTTTCAAGGAAAACAGGACCGAGACTTGGGGGCTTAATAATTGGGATGGGTCGAAACTGGATAACCATATGTCAGAAGCTCTAGAAGAAAGATTCTCCGAATCAGAAATACTAGATGCAATTAAAGGTTGTGGTAAAAATAAAGCCCCGGGTCCTGACGGTTTTAATATCCTTTTTTATATCAAATTTTGGGACATCATCAAGGAGATCTGA